In Rosa chinensis cultivar Old Blush chromosome 1, RchiOBHm-V2, whole genome shotgun sequence, a genomic segment contains:
- the LOC112182137 gene encoding LOB domain-containing protein 19, with product MSRGSTNVENNGGGSQGGPCGACKFLRRKCLRGCIFAPYFDSDQGTAHFAAVHKVFGASNASKLLLRIPAHKRLDAVVTLCYEALARVRDPVYGCVAHIFTLQQQVVNLQSELAYVQARLATFQRLPPPPPPPQPQSLHSLANVVASSSDLVPISNLMMHFDPLQTQQCAGQEMTSLFNPLDQELIDGEDLQILAREFVSRYLPGVRFRPPGPH from the exons ATGAGTAGGGGAAGTACTAATGTTGAAAATAATGGAGGAGGATCCCAAGGCGGACCTTGCGGTGCTTGCAAGTTCCTCAGGCGCAAGTGCTTGAGAGGCTGCATATTTGCGCCCTATTTCGACTCAGATCAAGGCACAGCTCACTTCGCGGCGGTGCACAAAGTTTTCGGTGCAAGCAACGCCTCCAAGCTACTCCTGCGCATACCGGCTCACAAGAGGCTCGATGCTGTGGTCACTCTTTGCTATGAGGCTCTTGCTAGGGTTCGAGACCCGGTTTATGGCTGCGTTGCTCACATTTTCACCCTCCAGCAGCAG GTAGTGAATTTGCAGTCAGAGTTGGCCTATGTTCAGGCCCGTCTTGCTACCTTTCAGCGTCTGCCGCCGCCACCGCCCCCGCCTCAACCTCAGAGCCTTCATTCCTTGGCCAATGTTGTGGCCTCATCCTCAGATTTGGTACCAATTTCCAACTTAATGATGCATTTTGATCCTCTTCAAACACAGCAGTGTGCAGGTCAAGAAATGACGAGCCTTTTCAATCCACTGGATCAAGAACTCATCGATGGTGAAGATCTCCAAATATTAGCACGAGAATTTGTCTCCCGCTATTTGCCGGGAGTGAGGTTCCGGCCTCCAGGTCCTCACTAA
- the LOC112177252 gene encoding LOB domain-containing protein 18, translated as MNATTNPTGGCSGGGGGSSSGGSAGGGNAGPCGACKFLRRKCVAGCIFAPYFDSEQGAAHFAAVHKVFGASNVSKLLHHIPAHKRPDAVLTVCFEAQARLKDPVYGCVAHIFALQQQVVNLQAEISYLQAHLATMELPSPPPPPPPLIAQPPLSIADLPSAPMPATYDLSSLFEPMVQPTAWVMQQRALLHNQHHQFASGSGGSSSSGGGGGGSGDLQALARELLHRHTGSPSGSVPCSEASPSQSMSK; from the exons atgaaTGCGACAACAAACCCTACTGGTGGTTGCTCTGGCGGCGGTGGGGGGAGCAGTAGTGGAGGGAGCGCCGGAGGAGGAAACGCCGGACCGTGTGGCGCGTGTAAGTTCTTGAGGAGGAAGTGCGTGGCGGGATGCATATTTGCACCCTACTTCGATTCGGAGCAAGGGGCAGCTCACTTTGCGGCGGTGCACAAGGTGTTCGGAGCCAGCAATGTCTCCAAGCTTCTTCATCATATTCCGGCTCACAAGCGGCCAGACGCCGTCCTCACTGTTTGTTTTGAGGCTCAAGCTAGGCTCAAAGATCCGGTCTACGGCTGTGTTGCTCACATCTTTGCTCTTCAACAACAG GTGGTGAATTTACAAGCCGAGATCTCATACTTGCAAGCCCACCTAGCAACAATGGAGCTTCCATCACCTCCTCCGCCCCCTCCGCCACTAATCGCTCAACCTCCACTCTCCATTGCAGACCTTCCTTCAGCCCCCATGCCCGCAACGTACGATTTGTCCTCGCTTTTCGAACCCATGGTGCAGCCAACTGCTTGGGTCATGCAACAGCGCGCGCTGCTGCACAACCAACATCATCAGTTCGCAAGCGGTTCTGGTGGTTCCTCATCGAGTGGCGGTGGTGGCGGTGGTAGTGGCGATCTTCAAGCTTTGGCTCGTGAACTGCTCCACAGGCATACTGGTTCTCCGTCGGGGTCGGTGCCGTGCTCTGAGGCTTCACCATCTCAGTCTATGTCCAAATGA
- the LOC112187434 gene encoding pentatricopeptide repeat-containing protein At1g01970, whose product MATSVSNAVCFRYPHPPNPTLNEPRKTHLPQFSGNIFRPKPMNLCSSSHRFQPPLMALSVEETAMNGNTEGKPRFKWGVIGPDITEAQQEAIDELPPKMSKRCQALMKQIICFSPEKGSLCEVLDAWVSIMKPCRADWLAVLKELRIKDHPLYLQVAEIAVLDESFEANVRDYTKIIHGYGKQNRIEDAENTLSNMKSRGFVCDQVTLTAMIDMYSKAGHLKLAEDTFEEIKLLGQQLDKRSYGSMIMAYIRAGMPDQGENLLIEMDAQEIYAGSEVYKALLRAYSMIGDTEGAQRVFNAVQLAGISPDAKICGLLINAYGTSGQSQKARAAFENMRKAGLKPSDKCIALMLAAYEKENKLQMALKFLMGLEREGIMVGKEAAETLAGWFRKLGVVEEVDMVLREFAATEANSGIPAS is encoded by the exons ATGGCCACCTCTGTTTCCAATGCGGTTTGCTTTCGCTATCCCCACCCACCAAACCCAACACTCAACGAACCCAGAAAAACCCACCTCCCCCAATTCTCCGGCAACATTTTCCGGCCAAAACCCATGAATCTTTGCTCTTCCAGCCACCGTTTTCAGCCACCATTGATGGCTCTAAGTGTAGAAGAGACAGCAATGAATGGAAATACAGAAGGGAAGCCGAGGTTTAAGTGGGGTGTGATAGGTCCTGATATTACAGAAGCCCAGCAAGAAGCTATAGATGAACTCCCTCCCAAGATGAGCAAGCGTTGCCAGGCTTTGATGAAGCAGATTATTTGCTTCTCTCCTGAGAAAGGGAGTCTTTGTGAGGTGTTGGATGCTTGGGTTAGCATTATGAAGCCTTGCAGGGCTGACTGGCTTGCGGTTCTTAAAGAACTGAGGATTAAAGATCACCCACTTTATCTTcag GTGGCAGAAATTGCTGTACTAGATGAATCTTTTGAAGCCAATGTGCGTGACTATACGAAAATAATCCATGGTTATGGGAAGCAAAACCGAATTGAGGACGCTGAAAACACCCTTTCAAACATGAAGTCTAGAGGCTTCGTCTGTGATCAGGTAACGCTAACTGCCATGATTGACATGTATAGCAAGGCTGGACATCTTAAGCTGGCTGAGGATACTTTTGAAGAAATTAAGCTCCTTGGACAGCAATTAGATAAAAGATCATATGGCTCAATGATCATGGCCTACATTAGAGCTGGAATGCCTGATCAGGGAGAGAATTTACTCATAGAAATGGATGCCCAAGAAATTTATGCTGGAAGTGAAGTTTACAAGGCATTGTTAAGAGCATACTCAATGATTGGTGATACTGAAGGAGCTCAAAGGGTATTCAATGCAGTTCAGCTAGCTGGTATTTCTCCAGATGCTAAGATATGTGGACTTCTCATAAATGCATATGGTACATCAGGTCAAAGTCAAAAGGCACGTGCTGCGTTTGAAAATATGAGGAAGGCTGGTCTTAAACCCAGTGATAAATGCATAGCTCTAATGTTGGCTGCATACGAAAAGGAGAATAAGCTTCAAATGGCATTGAAGTTTCTGATGGGGTTGGAGAGAGAAGGTATCATGGTTGGGAAAGAAGCTGCAGAAACACTGGCTGGATGGTTTAGAAAACTAGGAGTTGTGGAAGAGGTGGATATGGTCTTGAGAGAATTTGCAGCAACAGAAGCCAATTCTGGAATTCCTGCTTCCTAG